Genomic segment of Candidatus Schekmanbacteria bacterium:
AACTAAATTTAGGAACTTTCTTCTGAAATTTAAAGAGTTGGAAACTCTGAAAATAATGTTCTCTGACTATTTTGAATACTTTTCCTTCGAAGAAACGACATTATCGCTATCTAACCTTGCAAAAGCTATCATTGAAACAGCTTATCGTTATGCTGTCTATCATGCAGAAAAAAGATTTGGAATTCCCCTTATTTCTATTTCAGATGAGAAGGAAAAAGTAAAATGCAGATTTTCTGTTGTAGCCCTTGGTAAACTCGGAGGAAATGAGCTCAATTACTTTTCGGATATTGACTTGTTGTTTATCTATACCTCGGACAAAGGAAAGGTTTATAAAGACCCTAACGATTTATCTTCTGAAGTGAATATTTCAATACATGAATACTATACCAAAATAGCTGAAATCATTACAGCACTTCTGAGGGGAGATGGAGGTAAAAACAGTATTTATCGTGTAGACCTTCGTTTGAGGCCTGAAGGCAGAAGCGGAGATCTTGTAAATTCTCTTCGAAGTCTGGAAATCTACTATGAATCATGGGGACAAACTTGGGAAAGGCAGGCTCTTATCAAAGCATCTCATGCAGGGGGCGACTCAGAGCTTACCAATGAATTTTTAAAAATGATAGAACCATTTATATATAGAAAGTATTTAGACATCAGCTCCATAAATGAAATAAAAAGTATGAAAGAGAAAATAGACAGAAGTTTGAAGGCAGACGGCACATCCTTCTTGAATGTCAAAAACGGCTATGGTGGAATTAGGGAAATTGAATTCTTTATTCAGGCCCTTCAGCTAATCTATGGAGGAAAAGACAAAAACATACGGCATGAAAACAGTTTAACGGCTTTAAAAAAGCTTTATGAACTGAGATATATAAATTTTGAAGATTACAATATTTTAACGCGTTCGTATAAATTTTTGAGAACTGTAGAACATAGACTCCAAATGATGGATGGGCTACAAACACATCTTTTGCCTGAAAATAGAGAAGAAAAACTCAAATTTGCCAAAAGAATTGGATATACGGAAGAAGGCTTCTATGATGAACTTGAGATTTTTGAAAGTGATTACGAATTTTTTACTAAATCTGTCCGAGAAGCTTTTAATCACCTTTTCGAAACAAAAGAAGAAATCAGCGACAAGGATGACATATTAATAATTTGGGAAGGAACCCTGCCAAAAGAAAAGTCTTTAATCGCCCTACGAGAAATGGGTTTTACTGAACCAGAAAAGGCATTGACAAACATTTCAAGATTGCGGGAAGGCAAACCATTTGCTCATTACTCAAGCAAATACAAAATAAAGATGAATGAAACAGCGCCTGTTATTTTCAAAGAAATCCTCTCCACTGCAGATCCTGACAGGGCATTGAATAACCTTGAAAAATTTGTTTCATCAACTTCAATGAAAGAATCAGTATTTCCCTTTCTTACAGACATATCTCCAACAAGAGAAATTCTTCTCAACATATTCAGCAACAGCCAATTTATAAGTGAAATGCTCATCCAAAGGCCACAACTTATTGACTTTATCAATTATGCAAGAGAGGAAGTCATCAAGTCCTTCGATGAAGATGATGAAATAAGGGAAAAAAACAAAGAAGAAATCTTCAAAGAGATAATTGAAGAAATCTTCAATGTAGGTGTTGATGATATTCTTAAAAAATCAAATCCTCTTAAAGTTT
This window contains:
- a CDS encoding bifunctional [glutamate--ammonia ligase]-adenylyl-L-tyrosine phosphorylase/[glutamate--ammonia-ligase] adenylyltransferase — its product is MSALTTNVLFQTLKNNRYLTNSLLRFFSASRLAVDIIIRNPEKTLLILKDESFKELKSKETYLKEIEEEVNYKWEQTKFRNFLLKFKELETLKIMFSDYFEYFSFEETTLSLSNLAKAIIETAYRYAVYHAEKRFGIPLISISDEKEKVKCRFSVVALGKLGGNELNYFSDIDLLFIYTSDKGKVYKDPNDLSSEVNISIHEYYTKIAEIITALLRGDGGKNSIYRVDLRLRPEGRSGDLVNSLRSLEIYYESWGQTWERQALIKASHAGGDSELTNEFLKMIEPFIYRKYLDISSINEIKSMKEKIDRSLKADGTSFLNVKNGYGGIREIEFFIQALQLIYGGKDKNIRHENSLTALKKLYELRYINFEDYNILTRSYKFLRTVEHRLQMMDGLQTHLLPENREEKLKFAKRIGYTEEGFYDELEIFESDYEFFTKSVREAFNHLFETKEEISDKDDILIIWEGTLPKEKSLIALREMGFTEPEKALTNISRLREGKPFAHYSSKYKIKMNETAPVIFKEILSTADPDRALNNLEKFVSSTSMKESVFPFLTDISPTREILLNIFSNSQFISEMLIQRPQLIDFINYAREEVIKSFDEDDEIREKNKEEIFKEIIEEIFNVGVDDILKKSNPLKVSRHLSSIADNFLKMVLHRAEIKCMEELGIDGRDKAKRGNLAIYGLGKLGGEEITYSSDLDIIFVYEGKGTIKTKKGEISLQEYYTKVARQVFEIAEEAEKEGIKFIIDSRLRPSGRSGLLVQDSEAYKHYFTNQAKVWERQAYTKLRFICGLKGPVKEFEEIMEDMIFGKSLSNEEALEIDEMRQRMEKEMARDKKQFFHVKFGEGGIVDIEFIVQALILKFGKENVGVRQNNTAKGLKELFLANIINKEDYQRLIKALLFLRTIENRIRILENRPLNTFYKKPERIVRLAMRIGYKQKDNKSPAEQLIEDYEKETQTVRMIYEKIFSNLVKNDMQKN